CTGCGACCGCCTGATCCTGCTGGCCGCCGGTCGGGTGCTGCGTGTCGGCACGCCCTCGCAGGTCCTGACCGCTGAAGCGCTCGGCGACGCGTACCGGACGCAGGTCTACGTCGGGCCGAATGATGCGACCGGAAGCCTCGTCGTGCTGCCGCTCGTCCGCCGCCGTGGCTGACTGATGTGGCAGCGACGCCGGCAACGAGCCCTCCAAGCCGTGAATTGCGCACGAGTAGCACCCGTGCTACGAGCGGTCGCCATGGCGCGCGAGATCACCCAGCGGGAGTTGCGCAACGACAGCGGGGAAGTGATGCGAGCGCTCGACCGCGGCGAGAGCTTCCTGGTCACCCGGAATGGCGTGGCAGTTGGGGAGCTGGTGCCGGCGCGACGCAGGCGTTTCGTGGCCGCCAGCACCGCCGTTGCGGCCTTCGCCGGCGCTCCTCGGCTCGCTGCTCGCCGTTTGCGACGGGACCTCGATGCCCTGATCGACCAGGATCCTCGCCCTCGTGCCTGAGCGCCGGCACGCCCGCGGGCTCGTGGACACCTCGGTCGTGATCGACCTCGATCGCGTCACCGTCCAATCGCTGCCACGGGAGGTTGCGATCTCGGTGATCACTCTCGCCGAACTCGCTGCCGGTCCGGCAGCGACCGACGATCTCGAAGAACGGGCCAGACGTCAGGACCGCCTGCAGCGCGCAGAGGCGACATTCGATCCTCTCCCCTTCGACGCGGAAGCCGCGCGGGCGTACGGGCGCGTGTATGCCGCCGTGGCTCGTGCCGGTCGCAAGGCACGCGGGCGAAGGATGGCGGACCTCCTCATCGCCGCCACGGCCGTGTCGGCGCGGCTCCCCCTGTACACGCGCAACCCAAAGGATTTCGCGCACCTCGAGAAGATCGCAACCATCGTACCGGTCGACGTGCACCCTTCGGGGTGATCCACCGCCCTCGCCCCTCACGTTCCGCGACAGCCGGCACACGTCTGCGGCTGCACAATCGACCTCCAGATCTCCCACGTCTGGACGGTGCTCTACGCTGGCCTGCCTGAGCGCGAGCAGCTCGGTCCATCAGCGTTCCTCGGACCTGTCGTAGGCCTCCATCTTCAACCGGAAGCCCTCGAAGCTCATGAGCATTCGACCAATCTTTTCCCAGGAATAACCTTTGCCGTCGATGACGAGTCGTGGAACACGGCCTGCTCCTCGTCGTCCCACTCGATCTGGCCGCGGACGACCCAGCCTTCGGCAGACTTCGCGATCTGCGGGCCCGCTGGTGTCTGCGGCTACGCCCAGAACGTGCCGCGGAGCCTCCCGTCGTACTCACTGTTATGAGTAAAATTACTCAGAGTGATGAGCAAATCTTCCGCACCCTTTCGGCGTCCCCAGGCCGCCGAGCTTGCCGGCGCCTGGCCGAGCCCCGTCGGTTCATGTCCCCGCCGCGGTGGACAGCAGAACACGATGACCTGGAGAATTGCGCTTCGGCGAGTGTCTTGACGTTCACTCCGGAGCCGGCGGAAGTGTTCGAGCAGTGCTCGGATGCCCAACGGCGTAGTCACTTCACGAGGATGGCACACGAGCAGGTGCGCGCGTTACATCGTCGTCTCCAATGCGCGGCACGAGAGCGACGTGTGGGCGAAATCGTCAGTCCCCCGTCGTCGCTGCCGTTATCCTCCCGGGAAAAGGCAACTTCCTGGAGGCGGGCACTCACCGGAGCTCGTACAAGGGGGACCAACGCAGAGCGGTCCAGACCCTATGGGGATGGAGCACGGGTTGGGGACACATGAATACCCACTTGGGCAGTCCGCTGAACTACTGCAGAATCCGGCAGTGCAACTGCAGTTCGCGGCGGAACAGTCACGGCATCCACACGAGGTTGTACAATCAAACACGCATGCTTGGCCTGCCGCGGGGCACGTTCCAGAACTGCAATCGGGGCCGCACGCCGCCGCGCACGGATTCGGCTGGCACGACCCCTGTCCGATGTCCATTCCGCCTAGCTTCGCGCATCGGGTCGCCGACGCCCGCCTACATCTGTCCGCGACGCAACAGCGATCGGGCTTCGCGACAGCGGGACGTACGGTCCCTGCCAGCAACACGGCGATCGTTGCAGCGAGAATGACGTGGTCGGGTCATGTGCCATACGCGTCTCCCTGGCGGCTACAACCACCGCGCCAACGAGATAAATCACCGTGTTCGGGTCCGCTCGATCAGCAGGTTGGTGAGCATGCTTTTCGATGAGCGTGGCCTAGCGCCTTTCGCACCATCTCGACAATCCCCTGGTTGCCGACAATGACGGCGATTTCGTCGTCGCGTCCCTTGGGGAACGGCTCGCGAGGGTGTCAGGACGGAAGCGAACCCGCGGTGGTGAGTAGGCTCGCCCATGAACGGCCGCCCCGTGATGCAGGAGCGGCCGGGCAGCGAGTTCGAGCTGCCGTGCGAACTCGTGCTGCTGGCACTCGGGTTCCTCGGTCCGGAGCTGGACACCGTGATCGCCCGGCTCGGCTGCGAGCTGACCGAGCGCGGCAACCTGAAAGCCGGACCGGACTACCAGACGACGGTGCCCGGCGTGTTCGCGTGCGGCGACGCGCGGCGGGGCCAGTCGCTCGTCGTGTGGGCGATCTGGGAGGGCCTCCCCGAGCGAGTGTTCGGAGGGCCAGCGGCACGCGGCGTCACGAACCGTGCTCGGTCGCCGGGCGCGGTGCCGTCAGGAGGACAGCATTGAAGAGGAGGACCCAGGCACCTCGGTCGACGTAATCCTGAAGGTCTGCCTCCGTCCAGCCGAACGGGAGCTCGGGATTCTCCCAGTACTCGACGAGCTGGCCGGAGACGAACATCCTTTTGCCGGCGATGGCTGATCTCATGACCCTCCCCTCCTTCACGCGGCCGCCCGGCGCGGGATGTCGGGGCTGAGATCGAAGCGCGCACCCTTGAACGAGCCGCACAGACGAACCCGCCCCGAGTTGACGAGATAGACGACGGTGGCGACCACCTCCGCATCGCTCC
The sequence above is drawn from the Deltaproteobacteria bacterium genome and encodes:
- a CDS encoding type II toxin-antitoxin system VapC family toxin: MPERRHARGLVDTSVVIDLDRVTVQSLPREVAISVITLAELAAGPAATDDLEERARRQDRLQRAEATFDPLPFDAEAARAYGRVYAAVARAGRKARGRRMADLLIAATAVSARLPLYTRNPKDFAHLEKIATIVPVDVHPSG